A window from Sphingobacterium hotanense encodes these proteins:
- a CDS encoding transposase, whose translation MINQAKALKLIKLYQYVCDKYDSELQYYCQRFSNNNKPDFTDQEVLTIYLFSVHEEQRLRIKQIHKFASDYLMDWFPKLTSYVAFNTRINRLFDVLRSLCQSVIEDFTPEECSREFSLLDSMPIITCSGTRRAKVALEITDKSFCSTKRLWYFGLKLHALNSYNKSTLPRPESIVISKASESDLNIFKENWASIAGRTFFGDKIYRDAPFFEWFYKEKKSIMYTPIRETQGKPDCLKNRDRAYNDLFSRAVSKVRQPIESFFNWINEKTQIQNASKVRSTKGLLVHVFGKLTACFIKPIFNP comes from the coding sequence ATGATCAATCAGGCCAAGGCTCTAAAATTAATAAAATTATACCAGTATGTTTGTGATAAATATGACAGTGAACTGCAATATTACTGTCAGCGATTTTCAAACAATAACAAACCTGACTTTACTGATCAGGAGGTTTTGACCATCTATTTATTCAGTGTGCACGAGGAACAGCGGCTAAGGATCAAGCAGATCCATAAATTCGCCTCGGATTATCTGATGGATTGGTTTCCCAAGCTAACTTCATACGTAGCATTCAACACCCGTATCAACCGCCTTTTTGATGTTTTGAGATCTCTTTGTCAGTCAGTTATAGAGGACTTTACACCAGAGGAGTGCTCCAGAGAATTTTCCCTACTGGACTCTATGCCCATCATAACCTGCAGTGGGACTAGAAGGGCAAAGGTAGCTCTGGAGATAACGGATAAAAGCTTCTGCTCAACGAAGAGGCTTTGGTATTTTGGATTAAAGCTTCATGCGCTCAACAGCTATAACAAATCCACGCTGCCTCGTCCGGAAAGCATTGTAATAAGCAAGGCATCTGAAAGTGACCTGAACATATTTAAGGAGAATTGGGCATCCATCGCAGGTAGGACGTTCTTTGGTGACAAGATATACCGTGACGCCCCGTTCTTCGAGTGGTTTTATAAAGAAAAAAAATCAATTATGTATACTCCGATAAGGGAAACCCAAGGAAAACCAGATTGTTTAAAAAACAGGGATCGTGCTTATAATGACCTGTTTTCAAGAGCAGTATCTAAGGTAAGACAACCAATCGAATCCTTTTTTAATTGGATAAATGAAAAAACACAGATACAAAACGCAAGTAAGGTCAGATCTACCAAAGGACTATTAGTACATGTGTTCGGTAAATTAACAGCCTGTTTCATAAAGCCTATTTTCAACCCTTAA
- a CDS encoding ABC transporter permease, producing the protein MFNSLRHLKRNKLFSFLNILGLTIGISSCWLIYRFVSYELSYEQGIPDKENIYRVLSNFKRDGQDELFGGLSRPIYFHMKQEMDGLENVVPSFRMFVAKIDIPAIAGQDAKQEEPDYLETAVINTVPSYFDMLPYKWLAGDKRTALNDPFQLVLTEKRAKYYFPTLSPQEIVGKTIVYNDSLKKTVSGIVENLPFPSEFIGQEFLLLKERAEDKRLASWTNSNGADKVYILVKDKAAADKALTEIQATVKSKWEEFKAETKPTYEYTRSINFMPIKDSHFASHMNERDADKTSLQVIYGLIGVGIFLLLLACINYINLTTAQLPQRYKEIGIRKTLGGSNKSLVLQMMTETAIIVGLATVLSAFVVQIAMLFLGDLLSEGAKTNSNPLLFIVFIAFVLLTTSVLAGFYPSWIISKVNAVDIFRNKGTVAVGQNRINLRKALIVFQFIIAQIFIVGALIVGQQLKYLVEKDMGFNKDAVILSEIPYKLFEDPNFETKKITLSNELRQIPGVEAVTMGTAPLSPDYSSSHMNYYPKGQLEPISQNIFTKVIDQEYFSFYDLKLTAGAPLLPSDTTNGYIINETAARGYGFKNPQDAIGEIIGQKGYEQRIVGVMKDFHTRDFYSNIEPLALLHSKEQLGDYGIRLSSTNRKEWPQIIEQVKSTWAKFFPEDTFTYKFYDESILAMYKKEQNLYKLTNISTGIAIIISCLGLFGLATITAFQRSKEIGIRKVLGATVSGIVGMLSKDFVKMVILAILIASPIIWWACNKWLQDFVYRIELSWIPFVLGGLFALVAALLTVSYQAIKAAKTNPVDSLRDE; encoded by the coding sequence ATGTTTAACAGTCTACGCCACTTAAAAAGAAATAAGCTATTCAGCTTTTTGAATATCCTGGGATTAACTATCGGGATTAGCTCCTGCTGGTTGATTTACCGATTTGTAAGTTATGAGCTCAGTTATGAGCAGGGCATTCCAGATAAAGAGAACATTTATCGAGTATTATCGAATTTTAAGCGCGATGGCCAGGATGAGCTATTTGGTGGCTTGTCGCGACCGATCTACTTCCATATGAAGCAGGAGATGGATGGTCTTGAAAATGTTGTTCCGAGCTTCCGGATGTTTGTTGCAAAGATCGATATACCTGCTATCGCCGGTCAGGACGCAAAGCAGGAAGAGCCTGATTATTTGGAGACTGCAGTGATTAATACGGTTCCTAGTTATTTTGATATGCTACCCTATAAGTGGCTCGCGGGAGATAAGAGGACCGCGTTGAACGACCCGTTTCAACTCGTGCTGACGGAGAAACGCGCAAAGTATTACTTTCCAACCTTAAGCCCGCAGGAGATTGTAGGAAAAACGATTGTATATAATGATTCGTTGAAGAAAACAGTTTCCGGCATTGTAGAGAATCTACCATTCCCGTCTGAATTTATTGGTCAAGAATTTCTCCTACTGAAGGAACGAGCGGAAGATAAAAGACTAGCCAGTTGGACAAACAGCAACGGTGCGGACAAGGTTTATATTTTAGTCAAGGATAAAGCCGCCGCTGATAAAGCTCTTACGGAAATACAGGCTACCGTCAAAAGTAAATGGGAAGAATTTAAAGCAGAGACCAAGCCGACTTATGAATATACGAGAAGCATTAACTTCATGCCGATCAAAGACTCGCATTTTGCGTCGCACATGAACGAGCGCGACGCTGATAAAACCAGCTTACAGGTGATCTATGGTTTAATTGGTGTTGGAATTTTCTTGCTATTGTTGGCTTGCATCAATTACATCAACCTGACCACCGCACAGTTACCGCAACGTTATAAAGAAATTGGGATTCGCAAAACGCTTGGTGGATCTAACAAATCGCTAGTACTGCAGATGATGACAGAAACAGCAATCATCGTTGGATTAGCGACCGTCTTATCGGCTTTCGTTGTCCAGATTGCCATGCTGTTCCTTGGCGACTTACTATCCGAAGGTGCCAAGACCAATTCCAATCCGCTACTCTTTATAGTCTTCATCGCTTTTGTATTATTAACGACTAGTGTATTGGCAGGATTTTATCCCTCGTGGATCATCAGCAAGGTCAATGCTGTGGATATCTTTAGAAATAAAGGAACAGTTGCCGTCGGTCAGAACAGAATAAACCTTCGTAAGGCACTTATCGTTTTCCAATTTATCATTGCGCAGATATTTATTGTTGGAGCATTGATTGTTGGGCAGCAATTAAAATATCTGGTGGAAAAAGATATGGGTTTCAACAAAGATGCCGTGATTCTTTCTGAAATACCTTACAAGCTTTTCGAAGACCCTAATTTCGAAACGAAGAAGATAACCCTCAGCAATGAACTACGTCAGATTCCAGGTGTTGAGGCTGTAACGATGGGGACTGCTCCATTATCGCCGGACTATAGTTCTTCTCACATGAACTACTATCCGAAGGGACAGTTGGAGCCTATCTCACAAAACATATTCACTAAAGTAATCGATCAGGAGTACTTCTCCTTTTACGATTTGAAGCTCACTGCTGGTGCTCCCCTTTTACCATCTGACACAACCAACGGCTATATTATCAATGAAACCGCAGCTAGAGGATATGGATTTAAGAATCCACAAGATGCGATAGGCGAAATAATTGGACAGAAAGGATATGAGCAGCGAATTGTAGGCGTTATGAAAGATTTCCATACCAGAGACTTTTATTCAAACATTGAGCCTTTAGCACTTCTCCACTCAAAGGAACAGTTAGGGGATTATGGTATCCGACTAAGCTCAACGAATAGAAAAGAATGGCCGCAAATCATCGAACAAGTGAAGTCTACCTGGGCAAAGTTCTTCCCGGAAGATACATTTACATATAAGTTCTATGACGAGTCGATTCTCGCGATGTACAAAAAGGAACAAAACCTATACAAACTGACGAACATCAGCACGGGCATCGCGATTATCATCAGCTGCCTGGGTCTATTCGGACTTGCAACTATAACCGCATTTCAACGCAGCAAAGAAATCGGCATCCGTAAAGTATTGGGTGCAACCGTGTCGGGAATTGTCGGCATGCTTTCCAAAGACTTCGTGAAGATGGTTATCCTTGCAATCCTCATCGCAAGCCCTATCATCTGGTGGGCGTGTAACAAGTGGTTGCAAGACTTCGTTTACCGCATCGAGCTATCATGGATTCCGTTTGTTTTGGGCGGATTATTCGCCTTAGTGGCAGCCCTATTAACCGTGAGCTATCAGGCTATCAAGGCGGCAAAGACTAATCCTGTGGATAGTTTGAGGGATGAGTAA
- a CDS encoding ABC transporter permease encodes MIRNYFNILARSLAKNKVFSFINIIGLSIGMAAAILITLWIQREYSMDKFHEKSDRLYVVYNRDTDGIETWVNNNTQKILTTTLQSDYPEVEGATIYNGSSNLFRIGDKKIKGYGAVVDSVFLNMFSFPLLEGDANTALADPSHIVLTASFVKTLFGNENPVGKTLTVDSASQFTVTAVLQDLPNNTKFGFKYLIPRSYAKRINPDQDGWGAFSTTSYVLLKEGASQTALENKIKNLAKDNTKSAGLPITAEPFLHPIDKKYLYNKDVNGQLVAGEISKIRLFTAIAGFILLIACINFMNLSTAKSEKRAKEVGIRKVVGVTKMGLILQFIFESVFLSFVSFLIALGLVYLALPHYSQLVGGKLIVPIQEPGFWLLSIAFILFTGLLAGSYPAFFLSSFNPVKVLKGTFKSARSTVSARKVLVVIQFTFAITLIISTIIIYNQIRYALDRDAGYDREQLIAVPMEGKIRSNYDLIKNEILNTGAVSSMTKSLSPITQKWSDQWGLEWDGSTKQDEQTVFVKFGTDADFAKTMGLKIVEGRDIDVNKFPTDTSAILLNEAAIKAMRIKDPIGKLINHVGYKEANYKIVGIVNDFVFGSPFVDKIEPMMICGPRAYYATTIHMKLSDKFETKESLSKIEQVLKKLNPDYEFVYDFTDEDYAYKVASAERTGKLVTLFAGLTILISCLGLFGLAAYMAENRTKEIGIRKVLGASVLQVTSLLSKEFIVLIFIAFLIASPIAWYAMKNWLSDYSYRTEISWWVFAITGGLAVIITMLTISWQSIKAAIANPVSSMRDE; translated from the coding sequence ATGATTCGTAATTACTTTAATATCCTAGCTCGCAGTCTTGCAAAGAACAAAGTGTTTTCCTTTATCAATATTATCGGATTGTCGATCGGTATGGCTGCAGCTATCCTAATTACGCTCTGGATTCAGCGAGAATACAGTATGGATAAGTTTCATGAGAAATCTGATCGTCTATATGTAGTCTATAATCGTGATACGGATGGAATCGAAACATGGGTAAACAATAATACCCAGAAAATATTGACGACGACTTTACAATCGGATTATCCTGAGGTTGAGGGCGCAACTATATATAATGGGAGCTCGAATCTCTTCCGAATTGGCGACAAGAAAATAAAAGGTTATGGTGCAGTCGTAGACAGTGTGTTTCTAAATATGTTCAGCTTTCCTCTACTGGAAGGCGATGCGAATACAGCGTTGGCAGACCCTAGCCATATCGTGTTGACAGCCTCCTTTGTGAAAACCTTATTTGGGAATGAGAATCCGGTTGGAAAGACATTAACTGTCGACTCTGCATCGCAGTTTACAGTGACCGCTGTGCTCCAAGATCTACCAAACAATACCAAGTTTGGTTTCAAATACTTGATCCCTCGTTCTTATGCCAAACGCATAAATCCAGACCAAGATGGATGGGGAGCATTTTCGACAACAAGCTATGTATTATTGAAAGAAGGAGCCTCGCAGACCGCTTTAGAAAACAAGATTAAGAACCTGGCAAAGGATAACACCAAAAGTGCTGGCCTTCCGATTACGGCAGAGCCCTTTCTACATCCAATAGACAAGAAGTACTTGTATAATAAAGATGTGAATGGGCAGCTCGTCGCTGGCGAGATTAGTAAGATTCGATTGTTTACCGCCATTGCCGGCTTCATACTGCTAATTGCATGCATCAACTTTATGAACTTGAGTACAGCTAAGAGTGAAAAGCGTGCGAAAGAAGTGGGGATCCGCAAGGTAGTAGGCGTGACGAAAATGGGATTGATACTACAGTTTATCTTCGAGAGTGTGTTCCTAAGCTTCGTGTCCTTCCTCATTGCACTGGGACTAGTTTATTTGGCCCTTCCACATTATAGCCAATTAGTTGGCGGGAAACTGATTGTACCAATACAAGAGCCAGGGTTTTGGTTGCTTAGTATTGCTTTCATTTTGTTTACCGGACTTTTGGCCGGTAGCTATCCAGCCTTCTTCCTATCCTCCTTTAATCCTGTTAAAGTATTGAAAGGTACATTTAAGTCAGCAAGAAGTACTGTCTCTGCGCGGAAAGTCTTGGTTGTTATCCAATTTACCTTTGCTATCACATTGATTATTTCTACGATTATCATTTACAATCAAATACGCTATGCACTAGACCGCGATGCGGGATATGACAGGGAGCAGTTAATTGCTGTACCGATGGAAGGGAAAATACGTTCGAATTATGATTTGATAAAAAATGAAATATTAAATACTGGAGCAGTTAGCTCGATGACCAAGAGTCTGAGCCCTATAACACAAAAATGGAGCGATCAATGGGGGCTAGAATGGGATGGCAGCACGAAACAGGACGAGCAGACCGTATTCGTAAAATTTGGAACGGATGCCGACTTTGCGAAGACGATGGGCTTGAAGATTGTCGAAGGTCGCGATATTGACGTCAATAAATTCCCAACGGATACTAGTGCTATATTACTGAATGAGGCGGCCATTAAGGCGATGCGTATAAAGGACCCTATCGGTAAACTGATCAATCATGTGGGTTATAAAGAAGCGAACTATAAAATCGTCGGCATTGTAAACGACTTTGTGTTTGGATCGCCTTTTGTCGATAAGATTGAACCTATGATGATCTGTGGACCGCGTGCGTATTATGCGACGACCATACATATGAAACTGTCGGATAAATTTGAGACGAAAGAAAGTCTGTCGAAGATTGAACAGGTCTTGAAGAAGTTAAATCCGGATTATGAGTTTGTTTATGATTTCACCGATGAAGACTATGCTTACAAAGTTGCCTCTGCCGAACGCACGGGCAAATTAGTAACCCTCTTTGCAGGATTAACTATCTTGATTTCTTGTCTCGGGTTGTTTGGCCTTGCAGCGTATATGGCGGAGAACAGAACGAAAGAGATCGGAATCCGCAAGGTGTTGGGAGCCTCGGTCCTGCAAGTGACGAGCTTATTATCAAAAGAGTTTATCGTGTTGATCTTTATCGCATTCCTAATAGCTTCTCCAATTGCTTGGTATGCCATGAAAAACTGGTTATCTGATTACAGCTATAGAACCGAGATTTCTTGGTGGGTATTTGCAATAACGGGCGGATTGGCAGTCATTATTACCATGCTGACCATTAGCTGGCAGTCCATTAAAGCTGCAATAGCAAATCCAGTGAGCAGCATGAGAGATGAATAA
- a CDS encoding ABC transporter permease, whose protein sequence is MLKIAFRTILKTKSLTFVQIFGFSIAIATATILFLTAMFELSFDKFHKDIDRIGVVYIETNTANGTNYNTSVAAPLAPLMKKELPNVEEVSRLLNGNILLRNGDKELRSNNKYVDQSFFSMFDFELIAGNKTALDNLDGLVIDENTATALFGTTDVVGKTVEFNQTGTWENNVVTAVTKSVPANSSIQFNSLTRFEKSPQYQERMNEWTHKDHTLLVKVKSSKLDDRKFADATRSFAQVHYNDEITKLKRDGAKPDEHGAYINIHLLPLSDLHLTSVEYGSIEKTPFPWILLLISGLILFIAGSNFVNLSLANSLSRIKEIGTRKTIGGTTFQLFKQLWLESFIICVIGLILGILFATLLLPEYNATLGYHFKIAQLFDPVNIAVFLTAFLILTLITGGYPALRMARANIIQSLKGTGKIKSTPMQNSLTVLQFAIAIILCIATIVISFQLHYLTNRPLGFNKSEVVSIPIGNSIDGQQALERMRIELAAHPWAKSVSGSDINLGRGRDNSTSTSRFGFDHEGKEIITNFLRIDYDYLKTLDIKLIAGRDFNKSFGTDTNAVLINKEMALAVGGEDAILGKPLGMDGSPTVIGIVDNFNFQDLKQQVGPLTMSVNPNIFPVQYIFVRVETNDLAKTLEDVESIWKKVNPRSNIDASYLDENTQNLYKNDRRFGKIVITGASVAIVISCLGLFALTVLLINGKIKEIGIRKVLGSSISNIILLLSKNFIKLISIAFLIAAPIAWIAMNKWLQSFAFRIEIEWWMPALAGLIALAFAMLTIAWQTYKAARVNPVDSLRDE, encoded by the coding sequence ATGTTAAAAATAGCCTTTCGCACTATATTAAAAACAAAGTCTTTGACTTTTGTTCAGATCTTCGGGTTCTCTATCGCGATAGCGACAGCTACCATTCTATTCTTAACGGCCATGTTTGAGCTATCCTTTGACAAATTCCATAAGGATATTGACCGAATTGGTGTTGTCTACATAGAGACCAATACAGCTAATGGTACTAACTATAACACCAGTGTTGCTGCGCCATTAGCACCATTAATGAAAAAAGAGCTTCCTAATGTAGAAGAAGTCAGCAGGCTTTTAAACGGCAATATCTTATTGCGAAATGGGGACAAAGAACTCCGAAGCAATAATAAATATGTTGACCAGTCTTTCTTTTCGATGTTTGATTTCGAACTGATCGCTGGGAATAAAACAGCACTTGATAATCTTGATGGACTTGTCATTGACGAAAACACCGCAACAGCGCTGTTTGGAACGACCGATGTTGTCGGCAAAACTGTCGAATTTAATCAAACTGGAACCTGGGAAAACAATGTTGTCACCGCCGTGACAAAATCTGTTCCAGCGAATTCTAGCATACAATTTAACAGTTTAACGCGCTTTGAGAAATCACCGCAATACCAAGAGCGGATGAATGAGTGGACCCACAAAGACCATACGTTATTAGTGAAAGTAAAGTCTTCCAAATTGGATGATCGGAAATTTGCAGACGCTACGAGATCCTTTGCTCAAGTACATTACAACGATGAGATTACCAAGCTGAAAAGAGATGGCGCAAAGCCTGATGAACATGGCGCCTATATCAATATTCATTTGCTCCCGCTGTCGGATTTGCATTTAACGAGTGTTGAATATGGGTCGATAGAAAAAACGCCATTCCCATGGATACTCCTTTTGATCTCCGGACTCATCCTGTTTATCGCGGGTTCTAACTTTGTCAATCTGTCTTTAGCGAACTCCTTAAGTCGCATTAAAGAAATTGGTACAAGAAAAACAATTGGAGGCACTACCTTCCAACTTTTCAAACAACTGTGGTTAGAATCGTTTATCATTTGTGTAATCGGATTGATTCTAGGAATTCTATTCGCCACGCTACTATTACCGGAATACAATGCGACGCTAGGTTACCACTTTAAGATAGCGCAGCTCTTTGACCCTGTGAATATCGCTGTATTTCTTACTGCTTTCCTTATTTTGACATTGATTACCGGAGGCTATCCTGCCCTCCGTATGGCTCGCGCCAATATCATCCAAAGTCTCAAAGGCACGGGAAAGATAAAATCAACTCCAATGCAGAATAGTTTGACGGTATTGCAATTCGCTATCGCTATCATCCTATGTATTGCGACCATTGTAATCAGCTTTCAATTGCACTACCTTACGAACCGACCTTTGGGCTTTAACAAGAGCGAGGTAGTCAGCATTCCTATTGGCAATAGTATTGATGGTCAACAAGCATTAGAACGCATGCGTATTGAACTAGCTGCTCATCCTTGGGCAAAAAGTGTCAGCGGATCCGATATTAACCTGGGTCGAGGACGGGACAATAGTACATCGACGAGCAGATTCGGATTCGATCATGAAGGCAAAGAGATTATCACGAACTTCCTAAGGATAGATTATGATTATCTGAAAACCTTGGATATCAAACTCATTGCCGGTAGAGATTTTAACAAAAGCTTTGGAACTGATACCAATGCTGTGCTTATCAACAAAGAAATGGCATTAGCTGTTGGCGGAGAAGATGCAATATTAGGGAAACCATTAGGAATGGATGGATCGCCGACAGTAATCGGCATTGTCGATAACTTCAACTTTCAAGACTTAAAACAACAAGTCGGCCCCTTGACCATGTCTGTCAATCCCAATATATTCCCTGTGCAATATATCTTTGTTCGCGTGGAGACTAATGATCTCGCCAAAACACTGGAAGATGTTGAGTCCATCTGGAAAAAAGTCAATCCACGCTCCAATATTGACGCAAGTTATCTCGACGAGAATACGCAAAATCTATATAAGAACGACCGACGTTTTGGGAAAATAGTGATTACTGGAGCATCGGTAGCTATCGTTATCTCTTGCCTTGGTTTATTCGCTTTGACCGTGCTTCTGATCAATGGAAAGATCAAAGAGATCGGAATACGGAAAGTATTAGGATCCTCGATCAGCAATATCATTCTATTGCTGTCCAAAAACTTTATCAAGCTGATCAGTATCGCCTTCCTAATCGCCGCACCTATCGCTTGGATAGCGATGAACAAATGGTTGCAAAGCTTCGCCTTCCGTATAGAAATCGAATGGTGGATGCCTGCCCTAGCAGGGCTAATCGCACTAGCTTTCGCTATGCTTACCATCGCTTGGCAAACCTATAAAGCGGCGCGCGTCAATCCGGTGGATAGCTTGAGGGATGAATAA
- a CDS encoding ABC transporter permease: MYLKTAFRNIRKNRGFSLINILGFSLGITCFLLLAGYIYHEANYDRFLGNSERIALVSAAFKSGESNEFQQSSVTPTAVAPLLMREFPEVEKAVRVYQYNDAALVRKGNDWLKESKLKFVDREFLEVFDYPVIAGDANTPLVNPNAIILTKDLADKYFQNADPIGKTLRIDDTDRIVTAVIDNPPTYSEVQFSGLLSNVGLERYKKEDWGAANDVTFILLKDPSQLSALEKKFNTRIGEMFKEAFTNGFSIKMNMESLPRLHLHSKAAGSGQIVYIYVFACLALALLLISCINFMNLSLAQAPERAKEIGVKKVLGARKDTIFKQFLFEGSLMVFISLVIGFVLAYLLFPFFAKYLGSEMQLQVWKEPLFFVAIIVFFITLSLLASGWPAWLIAQYRPIKALKAKLSTRSSKFNIGNVLITIQYTVSIFLVICTFFAYKQMQFLQNTDTGLNRERIVVLDGDVWSQQERETMKTMLLGKNTIKSVSASYDSPVDIQGGYTITEAEGKANDFSLSITAIPIEKDFLSVFEIPVLAGETLTDADILKARDTSDNRSVAFVINKLAAQNLGWTPEQAIGKRLVLNGRKGNIKTVVDNFNFASLRDEVKPVVLFPEYNYFGNIFVKIQDQADSRQALAEMETVWKSMKPNSTFEYHFLDDDYAKLYQQEQQTTKIMQLFAFITISIACIGLFALSAYATQKRVKEIGIRKVLGASIGKIVRMLTSDFISLICIAFLIAVPLGFLAMNKWLGNFAYHTNMDWWVFVLAGLMTLFVSFLTIGSHAIKAAKANPVDSLRDE, encoded by the coding sequence ATGTATCTAAAAACAGCATTCCGAAATATCAGGAAAAACAGAGGTTTTTCATTGATCAACATCCTTGGATTTAGCTTAGGAATAACATGCTTCTTATTATTAGCAGGATATATCTATCATGAGGCTAACTACGACAGGTTCTTGGGGAACTCAGAGCGGATAGCCTTGGTGAGTGCGGCATTTAAATCGGGAGAAAGTAACGAATTCCAACAAAGCAGTGTTACTCCTACAGCCGTAGCACCCTTATTGATGCGTGAGTTTCCGGAGGTCGAAAAAGCCGTGCGTGTTTATCAGTATAACGATGCAGCATTGGTTAGAAAAGGAAATGACTGGCTGAAGGAAAGCAAACTTAAGTTTGTAGACCGTGAATTTCTGGAAGTATTCGACTATCCTGTTATCGCCGGAGATGCCAATACTCCACTTGTTAACCCAAATGCTATTATTCTAACTAAAGATCTGGCCGATAAATATTTCCAGAATGCAGATCCCATTGGCAAAACACTGCGAATTGATGATACCGACCGAATTGTGACAGCAGTGATTGACAATCCTCCTACCTACTCGGAAGTCCAGTTCTCTGGCCTTTTATCTAACGTTGGGCTAGAACGCTATAAGAAGGAAGATTGGGGAGCCGCAAATGATGTTACATTTATTCTATTAAAAGATCCGAGCCAACTTAGCGCACTTGAAAAGAAATTCAACACCCGCATCGGGGAAATGTTCAAAGAGGCTTTCACCAACGGATTTTCCATCAAAATGAATATGGAAAGCCTGCCGAGGTTACATTTGCATTCTAAGGCTGCGGGTTCTGGACAGATAGTCTATATCTACGTATTTGCCTGTCTTGCCCTCGCCCTATTGCTAATCTCCTGCATTAACTTCATGAACCTCTCTCTCGCTCAGGCGCCCGAAAGAGCAAAAGAAATTGGAGTAAAAAAAGTATTAGGTGCTCGTAAAGACACAATCTTCAAACAGTTCCTTTTTGAAGGTAGTTTGATGGTATTCATCAGTCTAGTGATCGGATTTGTACTGGCCTATTTATTGTTTCCATTTTTTGCCAAATACCTAGGTTCGGAAATGCAGTTGCAAGTATGGAAAGAACCATTATTCTTTGTCGCAATCATTGTATTCTTCATCACGCTATCGCTATTAGCTAGCGGATGGCCGGCATGGTTGATAGCACAATACAGACCTATAAAAGCACTGAAGGCTAAACTCTCTACGCGATCTTCAAAATTCAACATTGGCAATGTTCTGATAACTATCCAATATACCGTCTCCATCTTTTTGGTCATCTGTACATTCTTCGCTTACAAACAGATGCAGTTCCTGCAAAATACGGATACGGGCTTGAACCGAGAGCGCATTGTTGTATTGGATGGAGACGTATGGAGCCAGCAAGAAAGGGAAACGATGAAGACGATGTTGCTCGGAAAGAATACAATAAAATCGGTATCTGCGTCCTATGATTCCCCTGTAGACATACAGGGTGGATATACCATTACTGAAGCCGAAGGAAAGGCCAATGATTTCTCATTAAGTATTACTGCTATTCCTATTGAAAAGGATTTCTTGTCGGTATTCGAGATACCGGTATTAGCTGGAGAAACCCTAACGGATGCCGATATTCTGAAAGCAAGAGATACATCCGACAACCGTTCGGTAGCATTTGTAATCAATAAGCTTGCAGCGCAGAACTTAGGCTGGACTCCAGAACAGGCTATCGGAAAAAGATTAGTCCTCAACGGTCGAAAAGGAAATATCAAAACAGTGGTCGACAACTTCAACTTTGCATCGCTCCGCGACGAGGTAAAGCCTGTCGTATTATTCCCTGAATACAACTACTTTGGAAATATATTCGTTAAAATACAGGATCAAGCCGACAGCAGACAAGCGCTCGCAGAAATGGAAACCGTATGGAAATCAATGAAACCGAATAGCACATTTGAATACCATTTCTTAGACGATGATTATGCTAAATTATATCAGCAGGAGCAGCAAACCACTAAGATCATGCAGCTATTCGCCTTCATTACCATCAGTATTGCCTGCATCGGATTATTCGCATTATCAGCATATGCAACACAAAAACGCGTTAAAGAGATCGGCATACGCAAGGTATTAGGTGCCTCAATTGGCAAAATTGTCAGAATGTTGACCAGCGATTTCATCAGCCTAATCTGCATTGCATTTCTAATAGCCGTACCTTTAGGATTTCTGGCAATGAATAAATGGTTAGGAAACTTCGCTTATCATACCAACATGGACTGGTGGGTATTCGTTTTAGCTGGTCTCATGACGCTGTTTGTGTCATTCCTGACGATAGGATCCCATGCTATTAAAGCCGCAAAGGCAAACCCGGTAGACAGCTTAAGAGATGAATAA